The Saccharomonospora cyanea NA-134 genome includes a region encoding these proteins:
- a CDS encoding MetQ/NlpA family ABC transporter substrate-binding protein: MADTHSSDNAGDAEIRLPERPRRSKGPFIALGVVLVAALVAITVVLTGGEDGEESGGTGNVTVRIGTTEAGSDYWKAFRRLAADEGITIETVNFSDYNQPNPALSQGQTDLNLFQHVLFLANYNVSNEDTLTPVGSTYVVPLSLYSRKHTAVEQIPEGGTVAIPKDPTNQARALLVLQEAGLISLRNGGTVLSTPAEIDEGASKVEVTPVDAAQTVAVLDSVDASIVNNGFAMDAGLDPSKALFSDDPRSDAAEPYINIVAARAEDKDDPTYRRIVELFHHPEVQDALRTESRGTSVPVQRSQQELETVLAELSDTVRAAKQ, from the coding sequence ATGGCAGACACACACAGCAGCGACAACGCGGGTGACGCCGAGATCCGGCTGCCCGAACGGCCCCGGCGATCGAAGGGGCCGTTCATCGCACTCGGTGTCGTGCTGGTCGCCGCGCTGGTGGCGATCACGGTCGTTCTCACGGGCGGCGAAGACGGCGAGGAGAGCGGGGGCACCGGGAACGTGACGGTGCGCATCGGCACCACCGAGGCCGGGTCCGACTACTGGAAGGCGTTCCGGCGGCTCGCCGCGGACGAGGGCATCACGATCGAGACGGTCAACTTCAGCGACTACAACCAGCCGAACCCGGCGCTGTCGCAGGGGCAGACCGATCTGAACCTGTTCCAGCACGTGTTGTTCCTCGCCAACTACAACGTCTCCAACGAGGACACCCTGACGCCGGTCGGCTCCACCTACGTGGTGCCGCTGTCGCTGTACTCGCGCAAGCACACCGCCGTGGAGCAGATCCCCGAGGGTGGCACGGTGGCGATCCCGAAGGACCCCACCAACCAGGCCAGGGCCCTGCTGGTGCTCCAGGAAGCCGGACTGATCAGCCTCAGGAACGGCGGCACCGTGCTGTCCACACCCGCCGAGATCGACGAGGGCGCGTCGAAGGTCGAGGTGACCCCAGTGGACGCCGCGCAGACCGTGGCCGTGCTGGACTCGGTGGACGCCTCCATCGTGAACAACGGTTTCGCCATGGACGCCGGTCTCGACCCGAGCAAGGCGCTGTTCTCCGACGACCCGCGCAGCGACGCCGCCGAGCCCTACATCAACATCGTCGCGGCGCGCGCCGAGGACAAGGACGACCCGACCTACCGACGGATCGTCGAGCTGTTCCACCACCCGGAGGTCCAGGATGCCCTGAGGACCGAGTCGCGGGGCACGTCCGTGCCCGTGCAGCGCTCGCAGCAGGAGCTGGAGACCGTCCTCGCCGAGCTGTCGGACACCGTGCGGGCGGCGAAGCAATGA
- a CDS encoding methionine ABC transporter ATP-binding protein, protein MTDRPLIELRNVTKAFHTAGRGTITALDGIDLTVDAGDVFAIIGYSGAGKSTLVRLVNALEHVTSGQVIVDGTDLTTLGERRLREVRRGIGMIFQQFNLLRSRTVFGNVAYPLKIAGWSKPEIEKRVAELLKFVGILDRAWHYPDQLSGGQKQRVGIARALATNPKILLADESTSALDPETTADVLRLLKRVNTELGVTIMVITHEMEVVREIADRVAVLDSGRIIEQGDVLDVFADPKHETTRRFVETVLRDQPRGANLERIRTRHPGRLVTARVRDDRNIGAVLSSAQARHDVSFEIVYGGIKELGGQSFGGLTLELIGEDTGVDALIAELREVTEVQEVKL, encoded by the coding sequence ATGACCGATCGGCCCCTGATCGAGCTGCGGAACGTCACCAAGGCTTTCCACACGGCGGGCCGAGGGACGATCACCGCGCTCGACGGCATCGATCTCACCGTGGACGCCGGGGACGTGTTCGCGATCATCGGCTACTCGGGCGCGGGCAAGAGCACCCTCGTGCGGCTGGTCAACGCGCTGGAACACGTCACGAGCGGGCAGGTGATCGTCGACGGCACGGACCTCACCACCCTAGGCGAGCGCAGGCTTCGCGAGGTGCGGCGCGGCATCGGCATGATCTTCCAGCAGTTCAACCTGCTGCGCTCGCGGACGGTGTTCGGCAACGTCGCCTACCCGTTGAAGATCGCCGGCTGGTCGAAACCCGAGATCGAGAAACGCGTGGCGGAGCTGCTGAAGTTCGTGGGCATCCTCGACCGCGCGTGGCACTACCCGGACCAGCTGTCGGGCGGGCAGAAGCAGCGCGTCGGCATCGCCAGGGCGCTCGCCACCAACCCGAAGATCCTGCTGGCCGACGAGTCCACGAGCGCACTCGACCCGGAGACCACGGCCGACGTGCTGCGCCTGCTGAAGCGGGTGAACACCGAACTCGGCGTCACGATCATGGTGATCACGCACGAGATGGAGGTCGTCCGCGAGATCGCCGACCGGGTCGCCGTGCTCGACTCCGGCCGGATCATCGAGCAGGGCGACGTGCTCGACGTCTTCGCCGACCCGAAGCACGAGACCACCCGCCGGTTCGTGGAGACGGTGCTGCGGGACCAGCCACGGGGCGCGAACCTGGAACGCATCCGCACCCGGCACCCGGGACGGCTCGTCACCGCCCGCGTGCGGGACGACCGCAACATCGGCGCGGTCCTGTCGAGCGCGCAGGCCCGCCACGACGTGAGCTTCGAGATCGTCTACGGCGGCATCAAGGAGCTGGGGGGCCAGTCGTTCGGTGGTCTGACGCTGGAACTGATCGGTGAGGACACCGGAGTGGACGCGTTGATCGCCGAACTGCGGGAGGTCACCGAGGTGCAGGAGGTGAAGCTGTGA
- a CDS encoding methionine ABC transporter permease, which yields MNTDWETLGPVLWDSIGETLWMVAATLVVGGVLGLLLGILLYTTRPGGLWANRVVHTVLNVAVNIIRPIPFIIFITAIGPLTIKVVGTQLGTAAATFALIVAATFGISRIVEQNLVTIDPGVIEAARAMGASPLRIITTLLVPEALGPLILGYTFVFVAVVDMTAVAGAVGGGGLGDFAITYGYQQFDWAVTAVAVVLMIVLVQAVQFLGNWLARKALRH from the coding sequence GTGAACACCGACTGGGAGACACTCGGCCCGGTGCTGTGGGACTCCATCGGCGAGACCCTCTGGATGGTGGCCGCCACGCTCGTCGTGGGCGGTGTCCTCGGGCTGCTTCTCGGCATCCTGCTCTACACCACCCGCCCCGGTGGTCTGTGGGCGAACCGCGTCGTGCACACGGTGCTCAACGTCGCGGTGAACATCATCAGGCCGATCCCGTTCATCATCTTCATCACGGCGATCGGACCGCTCACCATCAAGGTCGTGGGCACCCAGCTCGGCACGGCCGCGGCGACGTTCGCGCTCATCGTCGCCGCCACGTTCGGCATCTCCCGCATCGTGGAGCAGAACCTGGTCACGATCGACCCGGGCGTGATCGAGGCGGCCCGCGCGATGGGCGCCAGCCCACTGCGCATCATCACCACGTTGCTGGTGCCGGAGGCCCTGGGACCGTTGATCCTCGGCTACACGTTCGTCTTCGTCGCGGTGGTCGACATGACGGCGGTCGCGGGCGCGGTCGGCGGTGGCGGGCTCGGCGACTTCGCGATCACCTACGGCTACCAGCAGTTCGACTGGGCTGTCACGGCCGTCGCCGTGGTGCTGATGATCGTCCTGGTGCAGGCGGTGCAGTTCCTGGGCAACTGGCTGGCCCGCAAGGCACTGCGACACTGA
- a CDS encoding TNT domain-containing protein: MAHFAPTDWAGAFLTYRALGDHTELVVMLRRVTDGNLYLWTPPADVAQYLARLRQLMYQEGRGTWFELSGTVALDGRIEVRYRWDDEPDWDGEPPPGAFTRELTRYPRDEGMVPDWFAARLSRPVLATLEDGLNPEEALRRAESVAAELEVDPRSYRVGEVADGAWCLVREDSRWAVFLALGEQQLARAEFATAEQAARYFVGHLSLRRDAFRDELPLDARRATEEWPIQPVGGDRGLNYYGGKRLVTVSPGTELDRYGDPAGNTVFAARTEFTHRSQPADEVHREYHVYRVLRSIRAVMGQVVPWHDQAGGGTAYVLERSVGDLLSSGALEEIPQATTRPSSVDGESTE, encoded by the coding sequence GTGGCTCATTTCGCGCCGACCGACTGGGCCGGGGCGTTCTTGACCTACCGCGCGCTCGGCGACCACACCGAACTGGTGGTGATGTTGCGGCGCGTGACCGACGGCAACCTCTATCTGTGGACGCCGCCCGCCGATGTCGCCCAGTACCTGGCACGGCTGCGGCAGCTGATGTACCAGGAGGGGCGCGGGACCTGGTTCGAGCTGTCCGGAACGGTCGCGCTCGACGGGCGGATCGAGGTCCGGTACCGGTGGGACGATGAACCCGACTGGGACGGTGAGCCACCACCCGGCGCGTTCACCCGAGAACTGACGCGGTATCCGCGAGACGAGGGCATGGTGCCGGACTGGTTCGCGGCCAGGCTCAGCAGGCCCGTGCTCGCGACTCTCGAGGACGGCTTGAACCCCGAGGAAGCGCTACGCCGGGCCGAGAGCGTGGCGGCGGAACTCGAGGTGGACCCGCGGTCCTACCGTGTCGGCGAAGTCGCGGACGGTGCCTGGTGCCTGGTGCGCGAGGACTCGCGATGGGCTGTGTTCCTGGCTCTGGGGGAGCAACAGCTGGCAAGGGCGGAGTTCGCCACAGCCGAACAGGCCGCACGATACTTCGTCGGACACCTGTCCCTGCGCCGCGATGCCTTCCGCGACGAACTACCGCTGGACGCGAGGCGTGCGACCGAGGAATGGCCGATCCAGCCGGTGGGTGGTGATCGGGGACTGAACTACTACGGCGGGAAGCGGCTGGTGACTGTGTCGCCGGGTACCGAGCTCGACCGTTACGGCGACCCTGCAGGCAACACCGTGTTCGCGGCGCGCACCGAGTTCACCCATCGGTCGCAGCCCGCCGACGAGGTGCACCGTGAGTACCACGTCTACCGGGTCTTGCGTTCGATCCGCGCGGTCATGGGGCAGGTTGTGCCATGGCACGACCAGGCCGGAGGGGGCACCGCGTACGTGCTCGAGCGGTCGGTGGGTGACCTGCTTTCATCAGGGGCTCTCGAGGAGATCCCACAGGCGACCACTCGCCCGTCGAGCGTGGACGGGGAGAGCACCGAGTGA
- a CDS encoding DNA/RNA non-specific endonuclease, whose protein sequence is MPEGNPLVAEAPQDGAGPGPLTSGNGDHGWATGIGVAESAIDAFNGIQEGNWIEGGLGVLGLAAEGAAAAIDPFGWLMSSVASFLMEHVQPLKDMLDSVCGDPPVIQSYSETWANVAKHLEETQVTFANAVKNGTTGWTGEAADAYRASCKEQEETIAGAATTAGAISTVVMIFGEVVAFVRETVRDLIADLVGKLISWVLETVCTLGFGTPVVVAQAVTAIAKWATKIADLLKKLTESIRRVSPLLGKLADVFGSIMKVCGKIMGKVTGLDVIDTKNIIDGGFVQRLGRGGDGPDLGGNGSGSGGSGSNGGSGSDGGSGSGGSDSDGGDGSGGDSGSGGDANPSGNSPRSDRTSGGNGGSQSDGAEGGSGDRGSDGGSSPGATSDGGGSAPDSSRPGSDRGGDDSTSESPRGNTGDSGSPATSPGSPGGRGGDGGSPSTLRSDTPNTVGANDSANAGGRPTSDYQSTSTTQNPYSSQPSPDTSGPAASPAASHPTPSHPTSSTPSPDTSAPNSPSGDRPAPSTPGHSTPSSPGGSDPGAPPRADSPSSSPHNSPGSPNAPHTPSHQSPGPAHADPGGPRPSGAHHTDSTTTSGLATSPSSPSSTPAAPRTDGFSPTPQRGPDAGPSTQNSPQPMAGGPAHHGSPGGNSPSSAPGGRGGSPRDWTGTPGSPGARPHADVPPTRPGPDGPPHRPPTRPQGHHPQPGPHRPGPAPETHVRGPRPTPSAHAPTPPHAPRGFTSQPGPANPPHVQPDGRPFGPSPDAGPGPHTHPPAHGPGPQQPHAPRGPHAPRPNQPGANPPGRPDAGVPPQRPSHGLAPDRSSGDSGQPPYRRPDHDGRDGGPRDHDSRPDDHDPRHGDRHDRNPDNRDPHDRDGDRSEKPDDRDPHGNDDRPTPEQVNQRHAERTPAGTSFHRGDPEMGDLPHRVKPDPDGRYTVDVHVTPEGKARIGNREYSPEEFAEILRRNGDYGDVAGRPIRLIGCDASSNDFAQRLSRELDTEVLAPNKPAWTDSNGNVFSSDYEIGPDGKPRPKIPPNGEWSTHSPDGSTTRASDDGFTPDTADAHKGDVSTDTSRARGSGDGPPDPDAPNRRPSPDQPADPDSDHPNRNPKSRVQEAQLRDPEYSRRRRETPQAVRDFEPPTNNRPDRIAHGEANGIRPPRRDESFPGDRQLEANTSYEVRNDDGTLRGTYHTDDRGRVTHIDTSVDNVPPRNRDGSPNDDYKPNPDVAHPPPNTTLRVEIEGQHQVFHTDADGMPEPAVTFERPDYPDENRVAIPPGPPKPPRPGQPFVTRKDLEPHREYEVHDSQGVYRGRFYTDGEGRVRWADVDSGRLMRTNPDFAGLHRLAEDASVRNPEVRLRQRFDPDSPPSDVNLPDHERDLFDNAVREDVTLSQKESFFDGRTLEPNRQYVVHSDYEDRDGTVTKVRAVYWTDSNGQIAVAETYQPHHPDLNKPAPRVVYNVDGGRYVYETGPEVTPTHGVRSYRTDTVAGSTHDVEVVKKDDLVRQDETAQKTAGGIDGKEKWIKADGTDTGRMRNKYDGGHMYANQLSGPGELINMVAQWRVQNAQLDLDGMHWRSFEDDLIRFLQRDDTSIERMEVFALRDGSRVPHELQVRWIEEVGGVRTVRIRSFPNDPASAQSVP, encoded by the coding sequence ATGCCTGAGGGGAACCCACTCGTCGCGGAGGCGCCGCAGGACGGTGCCGGTCCCGGCCCGCTGACCTCGGGCAACGGCGACCACGGGTGGGCGACGGGCATCGGTGTCGCCGAATCGGCCATCGACGCGTTCAACGGGATCCAGGAGGGCAACTGGATCGAGGGTGGGCTCGGTGTGCTCGGGCTCGCCGCCGAGGGCGCCGCCGCCGCGATCGATCCGTTCGGTTGGTTGATGTCGTCGGTGGCGTCGTTTCTGATGGAGCACGTCCAGCCGCTGAAGGACATGCTCGACTCGGTCTGCGGCGACCCGCCGGTGATCCAGTCGTACTCCGAGACGTGGGCCAACGTTGCCAAACATCTGGAGGAAACCCAGGTCACCTTCGCCAACGCGGTGAAGAACGGCACCACCGGGTGGACGGGCGAGGCCGCCGACGCCTACCGCGCCTCCTGCAAGGAGCAGGAGGAGACCATCGCGGGCGCGGCCACCACCGCCGGGGCCATCAGCACCGTGGTGATGATCTTCGGTGAGGTCGTGGCGTTCGTCAGGGAGACGGTGCGTGACCTCATCGCCGACCTGGTCGGCAAGCTCATCTCCTGGGTGCTGGAGACGGTGTGCACGCTGGGGTTCGGCACGCCGGTCGTGGTGGCGCAGGCCGTCACGGCGATCGCGAAGTGGGCGACCAAGATCGCCGACCTGCTCAAGAAGCTCACCGAGAGCATCCGCAGGGTCTCGCCGCTGCTGGGCAAACTCGCCGACGTCTTCGGTTCCATCATGAAGGTGTGCGGCAAGATCATGGGCAAGGTCACCGGCCTGGACGTCATCGACACGAAGAACATCATCGACGGCGGGTTCGTCCAGCGGCTCGGCCGCGGCGGTGACGGTCCCGACCTCGGTGGCAACGGCAGCGGCTCGGGTGGATCCGGCTCGAACGGCGGTTCCGGTTCGGACGGTGGCTCGGGATCCGGTGGGTCTGATTCGGACGGCGGCGACGGGTCGGGCGGTGATTCCGGTTCCGGCGGGGACGCGAATCCGAGCGGCAACAGTCCTCGAAGCGACCGAACTTCCGGTGGAAACGGTGGTTCGCAGAGCGACGGCGCGGAGGGCGGTTCAGGGGACCGTGGTTCGGATGGCGGCTCAAGCCCGGGGGCTACGTCGGATGGTGGCGGCAGTGCGCCGGACTCGTCACGTCCGGGTTCCGACCGTGGTGGTGACGACTCGACGTCGGAGTCGCCGCGCGGCAACACCGGTGACTCCGGTTCCCCCGCGACCTCACCGGGCTCGCCGGGTGGGCGCGGCGGTGACGGCGGCTCACCGAGCACACTGCGCAGCGACACACCGAACACGGTAGGAGCGAACGACTCCGCGAACGCGGGCGGCCGTCCGACGAGCGACTATCAGAGCACATCGACCACACAGAACCCGTATTCCTCGCAGCCGTCGCCCGACACGTCCGGACCGGCGGCGAGCCCGGCGGCATCCCATCCGACACCCTCTCACCCGACGTCGTCCACTCCGTCACCCGACACGTCGGCTCCGAACTCGCCGTCGGGCGATCGACCGGCTCCGTCCACGCCGGGCCACTCGACGCCAAGCAGCCCTGGCGGTTCGGACCCGGGGGCGCCGCCTCGCGCGGACAGTCCTTCGTCCTCACCGCACAACTCTCCCGGTTCCCCGAACGCACCGCACACGCCGAGCCACCAGTCGCCCGGTCCTGCGCACGCGGACCCGGGAGGGCCCCGGCCGAGCGGGGCACATCACACCGACAGCACCACGACGAGTGGGCTGGCCACGTCGCCGTCCTCCCCGTCGTCGACCCCGGCGGCGCCGAGGACGGACGGCTTTTCCCCGACGCCGCAACGTGGTCCGGACGCCGGGCCGTCCACACAGAACTCTCCGCAGCCGATGGCGGGCGGTCCGGCCCACCACGGTTCTCCGGGAGGGAACTCACCGAGCAGCGCACCCGGCGGTCGCGGCGGTTCCCCGCGAGACTGGACCGGCACTCCCGGCAGCCCGGGGGCGAGGCCGCACGCCGATGTTCCGCCGACCCGGCCGGGTCCCGACGGCCCGCCCCACCGGCCGCCGACGCGCCCTCAGGGACACCACCCGCAGCCCGGCCCACACCGGCCGGGGCCCGCGCCGGAAACCCACGTGCGGGGGCCGCGGCCGACCCCGTCGGCACACGCACCCACGCCACCGCACGCGCCGAGGGGCTTCACCTCGCAGCCCGGACCGGCGAACCCGCCGCACGTGCAGCCGGACGGCCGGCCTTTCGGGCCGTCGCCGGATGCGGGACCGGGCCCGCACACCCACCCCCCTGCGCACGGTCCGGGGCCCCAACAGCCGCACGCGCCGCGGGGCCCGCACGCACCGCGCCCGAACCAGCCGGGAGCGAACCCGCCAGGGCGCCCCGACGCCGGCGTCCCGCCGCAACGGCCGTCGCACGGCCTCGCCCCGGACCGGAGCAGCGGTGACAGTGGCCAGCCTCCGTACCGACGCCCGGACCACGACGGCCGGGACGGCGGACCGCGGGACCACGACTCCCGGCCGGACGACCACGACCCGCGTCATGGCGACCGGCACGACCGCAACCCCGACAACCGCGATCCTCACGACCGCGACGGCGATCGGAGCGAGAAGCCGGACGACCGCGATCCGCACGGCAACGACGACCGGCCGACCCCCGAGCAGGTCAACCAGCGGCACGCCGAACGCACCCCGGCGGGCACGTCGTTCCACCGTGGCGACCCGGAGATGGGCGACCTGCCGCATCGGGTCAAACCCGATCCGGACGGCCGTTACACCGTGGACGTGCACGTCACGCCGGAGGGCAAAGCCCGTATCGGCAACCGGGAGTACTCTCCGGAGGAGTTCGCCGAGATCCTGCGCCGCAACGGCGACTACGGTGATGTCGCTGGCCGTCCGATCCGGCTCATCGGCTGCGACGCGAGCTCGAACGACTTCGCGCAGCGCCTGTCGCGGGAGCTGGACACCGAGGTCCTGGCGCCGAACAAGCCCGCGTGGACCGACTCGAACGGCAACGTCTTCAGTTCCGACTACGAGATCGGCCCGGACGGCAAGCCCCGCCCGAAGATCCCACCGAACGGCGAGTGGTCGACGCACAGCCCCGACGGCTCCACGACCCGTGCGAGTGACGACGGCTTCACCCCGGACACCGCGGACGCGCACAAGGGTGACGTGTCCACCGACACCTCGCGCGCACGAGGAAGCGGCGACGGTCCCCCTGATCCTGACGCACCGAACCGGCGACCGAGTCCGGACCAGCCCGCTGACCCGGACAGCGATCACCCCAACCGCAACCCGAAGTCACGTGTACAGGAGGCGCAGCTTCGCGATCCCGAGTACAGCAGAAGGCGGCGGGAGACTCCGCAGGCCGTGCGGGATTTCGAGCCGCCAACGAACAACCGGCCGGACCGGATCGCTCACGGGGAGGCGAACGGGATTCGGCCACCGAGGCGCGACGAGTCGTTCCCCGGGGACCGGCAGCTGGAAGCGAACACCTCGTACGAGGTGCGCAACGACGACGGCACTCTGCGCGGCACCTACCACACCGACGACCGGGGTCGGGTCACGCACATCGACACGTCCGTGGACAACGTGCCTCCGAGGAACCGGGACGGAAGCCCGAACGACGACTACAAACCGAATCCTGACGTGGCGCATCCGCCGCCGAACACGACGTTGCGGGTGGAGATCGAAGGGCAGCACCAGGTCTTCCACACGGACGCCGACGGCATGCCGGAACCCGCCGTCACGTTCGAGCGGCCCGACTACCCGGACGAGAACCGGGTCGCCATCCCGCCGGGGCCGCCGAAGCCTCCGAGGCCAGGCCAGCCGTTCGTGACACGTAAAGACCTCGAACCGCACCGCGAGTACGAGGTGCACGACTCGCAAGGCGTTTACCGCGGCCGGTTCTACACCGACGGCGAGGGGAGAGTGCGCTGGGCGGATGTCGATTCGGGCCGTCTCATGCGCACCAACCCGGACTTCGCGGGCCTTCACCGGCTCGCGGAGGACGCCTCGGTGCGCAACCCGGAGGTCCGGCTCCGCCAGCGGTTCGACCCGGACTCGCCGCCCAGCGACGTGAACCTGCCCGACCACGAACGCGACCTGTTCGACAACGCGGTGCGCGAGGACGTCACGCTCAGTCAGAAGGAATCCTTCTTCGACGGGCGGACGCTCGAACCCAACCGGCAGTATGTCGTCCACAGCGACTACGAGGACCGCGACGGCACCGTCACCAAGGTTCGTGCGGTGTACTGGACGGACTCGAACGGACAGATCGCGGTCGCGGAGACCTACCAGCCGCATCACCCGGACCTGAACAAGCCCGCGCCTCGCGTCGTCTACAACGTCGACGGCGGCCGGTATGTGTACGAGACAGGGCCGGAGGTGACGCCGACTCATGGTGTCAGGAGTTACCGGACCGACACGGTCGCGGGGTCGACCCACGACGTGGAAGTGGTGAAGAAGGACGATCTCGTCCGCCAGGACGAAACGGCGCAGAAGACGGCGGGTGGCATCGACGGCAAGGAGAAGTGGATCAAGGCCGACGGCACTGACACCGGGCGCATGCGGAACAAGTACGACGGCGGCCACATGTACGCCAACCAGCTGAGCGGCCCGGGAGAGTTGATCAATATGGTCGCCCAGTGGCGGGTCCAGAACGCCCAACTCGATCTCGACGGCATGCACTGGCGATCCTTTGAGGACGATCTGATCCGCTTTCTGCAAAGAGACGACACGTCGATCGAGCGAATGGAGGTCTTCGCCCTGCGAGACGGCAGCCGGGTGCCACACGAGCTGCAAGTACGATGGATCGAGGAAGTCGGCGGGGTGCGGACCGTGCGCATCCGGAGCTTCCCGAACGATCCGGCCAGTGCGCAGAGTGTGCCGTGA
- a CDS encoding type VII secretion target, whose translation MPEGGFEVGADLEAHATQLDGVADQLTQALEAAQQVSMPTDAYGILCQPFRMLLDPVEQYGIDALRDSVKAMQATADKVRSAAQRYQAADEGYRDAMRGTDA comes from the coding sequence ATGCCAGAGGGCGGGTTCGAGGTCGGCGCGGATCTCGAAGCACATGCGACGCAGCTCGACGGGGTCGCCGACCAGCTGACGCAGGCTCTGGAGGCCGCGCAGCAGGTCAGCATGCCCACCGACGCGTACGGCATCCTCTGCCAACCGTTCCGGATGCTGCTCGACCCGGTGGAGCAGTACGGCATCGACGCGCTGCGCGACTCCGTCAAGGCGATGCAGGCCACGGCCGACAAGGTGCGCTCGGCCGCGCAGCGGTACCAGGCGGCGGACGAGGGCTACCGCGACGCGATGCGAGGTACCGATGCCTGA
- a CDS encoding YbaB/EbfC family nucleoid-associated protein, which translates to MTDGVDASDRMIDNWTRRVQEQAQRYQAMAARVQEISVTERSPDNTVEVTVDSKGLLTGLTIADSAQSKRMAELSAQIMRTVQAAQARIPELLQQAMAETVGTEDQTAAKVFEEARKTFPEPPADDHPQPDDHELRFGPQEDDTPPQAPPARPATPPPPRPTTRRRPPEDDDDFGGRSILS; encoded by the coding sequence ATGACCGACGGCGTGGACGCCAGTGACCGCATGATCGACAACTGGACCCGGCGGGTTCAGGAGCAGGCGCAGCGCTACCAGGCGATGGCGGCGCGCGTGCAGGAGATCTCGGTCACCGAACGCTCGCCCGACAACACCGTCGAGGTGACCGTCGACTCCAAGGGACTGCTCACCGGTCTGACCATCGCCGACAGCGCGCAGAGCAAGCGCATGGCAGAGCTGTCGGCTCAGATCATGCGGACTGTGCAGGCCGCGCAGGCCCGCATCCCCGAACTCCTCCAGCAGGCGATGGCCGAGACCGTCGGCACCGAGGACCAGACCGCGGCGAAGGTCTTCGAGGAGGCCAGGAAGACGTTCCCCGAACCGCCCGCTGACGACCACCCGCAGCCCGACGACCACGAACTGAGGTTCGGTCCCCAGGAGGACGACACCCCACCGCAGGCACCTCCGGCGCGACCGGCCACGCCGCCTCCGCCGCGGCCGACCACTCGCCGCCGCCCACCCGAGGACGACGACGATTTCGGCGGCCGCTCCATCCTTTCCTGA